Proteins encoded by one window of Candidatus Poribacteria bacterium:
- a CDS encoding site-specific DNA-methyltransferase → MPTIDFNGKQFIRGHHLTVPIKTLEIDGEKSFTGESEPSLDDNLIIHGDNLNVLKALLPRYANSIKCIYIDPPYNTGNEEWVYNDNVNSTLMQEWLKKNSPIDGEDLERHDKWLCMMWPRLNLLKELLSDNGVIFISIDDNEVHRLRMLMDEIFGEGNFVANIVWHHRKSSQNDIDISLSHNHILCYALEKTSFTFNAEDVDESKFSNPDKDPRGPWVADPMDAPHIRENLTYEITNPNTGKVYLPPSGRHWRFSKEKYDIALREKRIIFGKRGTSKPQYKRFLSEAREKGVNIFTIWSDVGTATDGTKELISIFGRGQLFSTPKPTDLIGKIIRVSMDKNDIILDAFAGSGTTAHAALALNKEDGGNRKFILIEHEKDYVSDITAERVRRVINGVENTKDQNLKDGLGGSFTYCTLGETIDEIRILTGEPLPDYETVANYIAFVTTGKREFTPIKKRKDYCFGETENILFYLIYESELAFMQSRESALNYELARKIENACKNADKKAYVYASHKNISQKDLTDMQITFCQLPYNIYRIKE, encoded by the coding sequence ATGCCAACAATCGATTTTAATGGGAAACAATTTATAAGGGGACATCACTTGACTGTGCCTATTAAGACGTTAGAGATAGATGGCGAAAAATCCTTTACTGGTGAGTCTGAACCATCGCTTGACGATAATCTGATTATACACGGCGACAATTTGAACGTATTGAAAGCACTCCTTCCAAGGTACGCAAATAGTATTAAGTGCATCTATATTGATCCGCCATACAATACTGGCAATGAGGAATGGGTTTACAATGACAACGTCAATAGTACACTTATGCAGGAATGGCTCAAGAAAAATAGTCCCATTGATGGTGAGGATTTGGAACGCCATGATAAATGGCTGTGCATGATGTGGCCGAGATTGAACTTGCTAAAAGAACTGCTATCCGATAATGGTGTGATCTTTATCTCAATTGATGATAACGAAGTACATCGTTTGCGAATGTTGATGGACGAGATTTTTGGAGAAGGTAACTTTGTTGCTAATATTGTGTGGCATCACAGAAAATCAAGTCAAAATGACATAGATATTTCACTTTCTCATAACCACATACTCTGCTACGCCCTTGAAAAGACTTCTTTTACTTTCAACGCTGAAGATGTTGATGAAAGCAAATTCTCCAATCCCGATAAAGACCCTCGTGGTCCGTGGGTAGCAGATCCAATGGATGCCCCCCATATTAGGGAAAATTTGACATACGAAATAACAAATCCCAATACCGGGAAAGTTTATTTACCACCATCGGGAAGACATTGGAGGTTCTCTAAGGAAAAGTACGACATTGCCTTAAGAGAAAAGCGAATTATCTTCGGAAAAAGAGGGACTTCTAAACCACAATATAAGCGGTTTCTCAGTGAAGCGCGTGAGAAAGGAGTCAATATTTTTACTATATGGAGTGATGTGGGAACTGCTACCGATGGAACTAAGGAACTTATCAGCATTTTTGGACGGGGACAACTTTTTTCAACGCCAAAGCCAACAGATTTAATTGGAAAAATAATCAGAGTGTCCATGGATAAAAATGACATCATCCTTGATGCCTTCGCTGGCAGTGGCACTACTGCCCACGCTGCTCTTGCTCTCAATAAAGAAGATGGTGGTAACCGAAAGTTTATCTTGATAGAACACGAAAAAGACTATGTAAGCGACATCACAGCTGAACGCGTTCGTCGTGTCATAAATGGTGTTGAGAATACCAAAGACCAAAACCTCAAGGATGGACTTGGCGGTTCATTTACCTACTGCACCCTCGGCGAGACAATTGACGAAATACGCATACTCACTGGTGAGCCACTTCCCGATTACGAGACGGTTGCTAACTACATCGCCTTTGTCACAACAGGAAAACGCGAATTTACGCCTATCAAAAAACGCAAAGACTACTGTTTTGGTGAAACTGAAAATATCCTTTTTTACCTTATTTATGAATCTGAATTAGCGTTTATGCAGAGTAGAGAATCCGCTTTAAACTATGAACTTGCAAGAAAAATAGAAAACGCTTGTAAGAATGCTGATAAAAAAGCGTACGTATATGCATCACATAAAAATATCAGCCAGAAAGATTTAACTGACATGCAAATCACTTTCTGCCAGCTACCATACAATATCTATCGTATTAAGGAGTGA